One window of the Hippoglossus hippoglossus isolate fHipHip1 chromosome 9, fHipHip1.pri, whole genome shotgun sequence genome contains the following:
- the c9h5orf34 gene encoding uncharacterized protein C5orf34 homolog isoform X1, with amino-acid sequence MTLTDASSRCFDFQRVSCPGSLKMETDPSVSSMILFEDESVDVRYVNGSQLQVSPCGGEFLLVKASDPSLHPLQPRERVRQRTRFTISSYKELMTAALAFRNKYASRPYLPQELVPAEHKTSFSIDSDVMWPEFSSCEAELGPGGETIIRSEEGRATLMLSPSGEEFSIEFQCRLSQFQNHQQSAESFSREADRRASRQQHPGTMYQSTTVVQHHSCFAYAPMWRYPLSLALHHWTTRVSQPKEVAAVGSGYSAQADRKINMSDISSEERRSCLPQALGLTCLSPHRHRWKSKDEDLPAELMKVMWCQGVTYRILSGAVAVMEVSPGDGSVVRSNGVLNTYFTHHRPELQSGRVKEISYHLNNLPPDVVGQAYSICSIVNRASRILTCYDQAKQSLTLPATLSCLQGTIEGRHFSKPAVLEGNLAPVEHQMIVTERQENLSDIVAAEVEKIQRFNFLLENSHLQRGEKACVEQKCPSAEEGTHEPVSESSIAEALQRTSKAIQEIDALVSATTLT; translated from the exons ATGACGTTGACTGACGCGTCATCACGGTGTTTTGACTTTCAGCGCGTTTCTTGTCCAGGTAGTTTGAAGATGGAGACCGACCCCAGTGTCAGCTCCATGATCCTGTTTGAGGACGAGTCGGTGGATGTCCGCTACGTGAACGGATCCCAGTTACAGGTGTCCCCGTGCGGCGGTGAGTTCCTGCTGGTGAAAGCCTCCGACCCCTCCCTGCATCCTCTGCAGCCCAGAGAGAGGGTCCGCCAGAGGACGAGGTTCACCATCAGCTCCTACAAG GAGTTGATGACAGCTGCTCTGGCGTTTAGGAATAAATATGCAAGTCGACCATACCTGCCACAGGAACTCGTCCCTGCTGAACACAAGACG TCTTTCAGTATTGACTCGGATGTGATGTGGCCTGAGTTCTCCTCCTGTGAAGCTGAGCTCGGGCCTGGAGGTGAAACCATCATCCGGTCTGAGGAGGGACGAGCTACGCTGATGCTGTCGCCCTCAGGAGAAGAATTCTCCATCGAGTTCCAGTGCAGACTCAGCCAGTTTCAGAATCATCAGCAGAGTGCGGAGAGTTTCAGCAGGGAAGCGGATCGCAGGGCGAGCCGGCAGCAGCAT CCAGGGACGATGTACCAATCCACCACAGTGGTCCAGCATCACTCGTGCTTTGCTTATGCCCCCATGTGGCGCTACCCTCTCTCCTTAGCTCTCCACCACTGGACGACGCGTGTCTCCCAACCTAAAGAAGTCGCAGCGGTTGGATCCGGTTATTCTGCCCAAGCagacaggaaaataaacatgtctGACATATCTAGTGAAGAGAGAAGGTCTTGTCTACCTCAGGCACTGGGTCTCACATGTCTGTCCCCTCACAGACACAG GTGGAAGAGTAAAGATGAGGACCTTCCAGCAGAGCTGATGAAAGTGATGTGGTGTCAAGGAGTCACCTACAG GATACTGAGTGGAGCTGTCGCAGTCATGGAGGTTTCTCCAGGAGATGGATCAGTGGTCCGTTCTAACGGTGTCCTCAACACTTATTTTACCCATCACCGCCCTGAGCTCCAGTCAGGGCGG GTGAAAGAGATATCATACCATCTGAATAACCTTCCACCAGATGTAGTTGGACAGGCCTACTCCATATGCTCTATTGTGAATCGTGCAAGCAG GATCCTCACCTGCTATGACCAGGCCAAACAATCGCTGACGCTCCCTGCAACACTCAGCTGCTTGCAAGGGACCATAGAG GGCAGACATTTTTCTAAACCTGCAGTGCTTGAAGGAAATCTTGCACCTGTGGAGCATCAAATGATTGTTACAGAGAGACAAGAAAACct GTCAGATATTGTAGCTGCAGAAGTGGAGAAGATACAACGGTTCAACT TTCTTCTGGAGAATAGCCACCTGCAAAGAGGTGAGAAAGCATGTGTGGAGCAGAAATGTCCTTCTGCAGAGGAGGGGACTCATGAACCAGTGAGTGAGAGCTCCATTGCTGAAGCTCTTCAGAGGACATCCAAGGCCATACAGGAGATTGATGCTCTCGTGTCTGCAACAACACTGACTTGA
- the c9h5orf34 gene encoding uncharacterized protein C5orf34 homolog isoform X2 — METDPSVSSMILFEDESVDVRYVNGSQLQVSPCGGEFLLVKASDPSLHPLQPRERVRQRTRFTISSYKELMTAALAFRNKYASRPYLPQELVPAEHKTSFSIDSDVMWPEFSSCEAELGPGGETIIRSEEGRATLMLSPSGEEFSIEFQCRLSQFQNHQQSAESFSREADRRASRQQHPGTMYQSTTVVQHHSCFAYAPMWRYPLSLALHHWTTRVSQPKEVAAVGSGYSAQADRKINMSDISSEERRSCLPQALGLTCLSPHRHRWKSKDEDLPAELMKVMWCQGVTYRILSGAVAVMEVSPGDGSVVRSNGVLNTYFTHHRPELQSGRVKEISYHLNNLPPDVVGQAYSICSIVNRASRILTCYDQAKQSLTLPATLSCLQGTIEGRHFSKPAVLEGNLAPVEHQMIVTERQENLSDIVAAEVEKIQRFNFLLENSHLQRGEKACVEQKCPSAEEGTHEPVSESSIAEALQRTSKAIQEIDALVSATTLT; from the exons ATGGAGACCGACCCCAGTGTCAGCTCCATGATCCTGTTTGAGGACGAGTCGGTGGATGTCCGCTACGTGAACGGATCCCAGTTACAGGTGTCCCCGTGCGGCGGTGAGTTCCTGCTGGTGAAAGCCTCCGACCCCTCCCTGCATCCTCTGCAGCCCAGAGAGAGGGTCCGCCAGAGGACGAGGTTCACCATCAGCTCCTACAAG GAGTTGATGACAGCTGCTCTGGCGTTTAGGAATAAATATGCAAGTCGACCATACCTGCCACAGGAACTCGTCCCTGCTGAACACAAGACG TCTTTCAGTATTGACTCGGATGTGATGTGGCCTGAGTTCTCCTCCTGTGAAGCTGAGCTCGGGCCTGGAGGTGAAACCATCATCCGGTCTGAGGAGGGACGAGCTACGCTGATGCTGTCGCCCTCAGGAGAAGAATTCTCCATCGAGTTCCAGTGCAGACTCAGCCAGTTTCAGAATCATCAGCAGAGTGCGGAGAGTTTCAGCAGGGAAGCGGATCGCAGGGCGAGCCGGCAGCAGCAT CCAGGGACGATGTACCAATCCACCACAGTGGTCCAGCATCACTCGTGCTTTGCTTATGCCCCCATGTGGCGCTACCCTCTCTCCTTAGCTCTCCACCACTGGACGACGCGTGTCTCCCAACCTAAAGAAGTCGCAGCGGTTGGATCCGGTTATTCTGCCCAAGCagacaggaaaataaacatgtctGACATATCTAGTGAAGAGAGAAGGTCTTGTCTACCTCAGGCACTGGGTCTCACATGTCTGTCCCCTCACAGACACAG GTGGAAGAGTAAAGATGAGGACCTTCCAGCAGAGCTGATGAAAGTGATGTGGTGTCAAGGAGTCACCTACAG GATACTGAGTGGAGCTGTCGCAGTCATGGAGGTTTCTCCAGGAGATGGATCAGTGGTCCGTTCTAACGGTGTCCTCAACACTTATTTTACCCATCACCGCCCTGAGCTCCAGTCAGGGCGG GTGAAAGAGATATCATACCATCTGAATAACCTTCCACCAGATGTAGTTGGACAGGCCTACTCCATATGCTCTATTGTGAATCGTGCAAGCAG GATCCTCACCTGCTATGACCAGGCCAAACAATCGCTGACGCTCCCTGCAACACTCAGCTGCTTGCAAGGGACCATAGAG GGCAGACATTTTTCTAAACCTGCAGTGCTTGAAGGAAATCTTGCACCTGTGGAGCATCAAATGATTGTTACAGAGAGACAAGAAAACct GTCAGATATTGTAGCTGCAGAAGTGGAGAAGATACAACGGTTCAACT TTCTTCTGGAGAATAGCCACCTGCAAAGAGGTGAGAAAGCATGTGTGGAGCAGAAATGTCCTTCTGCAGAGGAGGGGACTCATGAACCAGTGAGTGAGAGCTCCATTGCTGAAGCTCTTCAGAGGACATCCAAGGCCATACAGGAGATTGATGCTCTCGTGTCTGCAACAACACTGACTTGA